In Calditrichota bacterium, the sequence TACCGGCTACCGGATTGGATTTGCTGTCGGGCATCCGGACTTGATAGCCGGGATCGTCAACGTCAAAGAGGAGATAGACTCCGGCGCGCCTGTTCCTTTTCAGAAGGCTCTCGCGGCAATGCTTGATACGTATGACCACGATGGACACCCACCGGAGTGGATGATCGCCAACCGGGAGATTTATCGGCGGCGTAAGGAGACCATTGCAACGGCGTTGGAGTCGGCCGGTTGGCAGATATTTAAGTCAAAGGCGACGTTTTACGTCTGGTTTAGGGTAGGGGAGGACGAGAGTCGGTTTGCAGAGAGGGCACTCGAAGCGGGGGTGTTGCTCTCGCCGGGGTGCGGATTCGGATCCGGCGGGCGCGGCTGGATGCGGGCATCGGTTACGGCACCGGACGAAGACATAGCGCTTGCTGCTGAAGCACTTGCGAAACTCACACCTACACCTTGACCCTCAAGCCCAACAAAGCCCTCGGACAGTCCTTTCTGCGGGACCCTGAGACCGCCCGTCGTATTGCAGCATCACTGCCTACCGACCTCCCAGTCCTGGAGATCGGCTGCGGCGACGGGTTTCTGACTGAGGCATTGCTGTCAGCAGGGCATCGGGTGCTGGGTGTCGAGATCGACGCCTCGTGGATCCCGAAATTGCTTCGCCGGATTCACCACCATCCGAACTTCCAACTCGTTGCCACCGATGCACTTAAGATCGACTGGGAGGCTCTGGGGCGCGATCAAGGGCGACTTCAGGTAGCCGGCAACCTGCCTTATCACTTAGCCAGTACCATACTATTTGACATTTTCGACCGGTCGCGCGAACCAGACTTTTCGGTGACGAAAGTAGTGACTATGGTTCAGCGCGAGGTAGCAGCCAGGTTGACGGCTGCGACGGACGACGACGACTATGGCAGCCTCACGTTGCTGACCCGTTACCACGCCGAATCGCGCTTCCTTTTTCGCGTCCCGGCGACGCTATTTCACCCCCGGCCCCGCGTCGATGGCGGAGTGATCGAACTGACCCTGCGCAATGCAAGCGCCTTGCCCAATGTCGCCTACTATCACTTCCGCCGGATCGTAAGAGGCTGTTTCGCCCAACGGCGCAAGATGCTGCGCAATGCCATCCGTATCGTCAACGATCTTCCCGACGGTTGGGAAGACCTCCCCTTTGACTACACCCGCCGCGCCGAGCAGGTCTCGTTTGAGGAATATCTCGATCTAACCCACAAACTCGTCGCGCTGGGCTTCAAGCCTTAACCTGCCAAGCCATTCATACCTTTGGTGCGATCAGCACTTCGCGCACTTTACGTAGCAGTCCGGTTATCGGAAACGGCTTGCCTATAAAGGGGATGGGTTCTCCCCGCAACTCTCGCGCAGGCAGAAATTCTTCAGAGTATCCGGACATCAGGAGCATCTTCACATTCGGTAGATGTGACCGGATCCGGCGAGCCAACTCCCGGCCTCCGAAAATCGGCATCACCGAGTCGGTAAGGAGGAGGTCGATCTGGTTTCCGTGCTGGAGTGCCATTTCAAGTGCCTCTTTACCGTCCTGTGCCTCAATCACCTCATAGCCTTCCATACGCAGTGCGCGAACGACGACGTCGCGCACTACAGAATCATCGTCGACGACCAGGATCGTCCCCGAAACGAAGTCTTCAGAAACATCGACCTTGATCGGAGTCTCCTCGCGGTGTTCCGCATGAGCCAGGGCTGGAATGTATGCCGTGATAGTCGTGCCCCGGCCTTCGGTCGAGTCGATCGAAATGTAGCCCCCGGCTTGCCGGATAATGCCATAGACTGTCGATAAGCCGAGACCGGTTCCCTTTCCAATTGGCTTGGTCGTAAAGAACGGCTCGATGCACTTTTCGCGCACTTCCGCACTCATTCCTATGCCGTTATCCGAGATCCTGATATAACAGTATTCGCCTTCGACAATGGGCTCGTGGGTCTCGACTTCCCGAGCCTGAAAGAAGCCGGTGCCACAGGCAATCTCGATAATCCCGCCCGGCCGACTGACTACTGCATCGCGGGCGTTGATGACGAGGTTCATGACGACC encodes:
- the rsmA gene encoding ribosomal RNA small subunit methyltransferase A, which produces MTLKPNKALGQSFLRDPETARRIAASLPTDLPVLEIGCGDGFLTEALLSAGHRVLGVEIDASWIPKLLRRIHHHPNFQLVATDALKIDWEALGRDQGRLQVAGNLPYHLASTILFDIFDRSREPDFSVTKVVTMVQREVAARLTAATDDDDYGSLTLLTRYHAESRFLFRVPATLFHPRPRVDGGVIELTLRNASALPNVAYYHFRRIVRGCFAQRRKMLRNAIRIVNDLPDGWEDLPFDYTRRAEQVSFEEYLDLTHKLVALGFKP